In Liquorilactobacillus hordei DSM 19519, the following proteins share a genomic window:
- the cydD gene encoding thiol reductant ABC exporter subunit CydD, with amino-acid sequence MIDKKLMLLPGIKKILIILTGLALLQAVAIVGQACFLSTSIVNLWSGAGITAQIKWVLLFFLCFSIRHLVNFYREELLDKYSAEQAGKIREKLLNKVFRLGPLVIQSTGTGNTTTMALEGIDQVEDYLHLILAKVTTLMIVPWIVLAAIFYYDWESAAFLLGIFPVIIIFMIVLGYAAQSRADRQYASYQMLSNHFVDSLRGIDTLKYFGLSKDYVNSIFKTSEKFRKATLNTLKIAILSTFALDFFTTLSIAVVAVFLGLRLIDGHMILYPALTILILSPEYFLPIRDFSSDYHATLNGKNALSAINKILDIPESVISPIAINRWSNSSRLEIDKLSFSYVENEPALKKIDFLVTGYKKVGIIGLSGSGKSTLINILSGFLNPDEALVRFNNEETNSFAQKNWQKQLIYIPQNPYIFKGTLRDNIIFYQPNSTAKQIEQAVNIGGLTELVSELPNGLDTQIGEGARALSGGQAQRIALARAFLDKQRKILLFDEPTAHLDIETEVELKERMLPLMENHLVFFATHRLHWMREMDLILVMDKGRIVEAGTLDELRKSNGAFAELTKSLRRI; translated from the coding sequence ATGATTGATAAAAAGCTGATGTTGTTGCCAGGAATAAAAAAAATACTAATAATCCTGACCGGATTGGCGTTACTGCAAGCTGTCGCAATTGTTGGACAAGCTTGCTTTTTGTCGACATCAATAGTTAATTTATGGAGTGGGGCTGGGATAACTGCCCAGATTAAGTGGGTACTATTATTTTTTCTATGCTTTTCAATTAGACATTTAGTTAACTTCTATCGTGAAGAGTTATTGGACAAGTATTCCGCTGAACAAGCTGGCAAAATTCGTGAAAAACTATTGAATAAAGTTTTTCGTCTTGGACCGCTTGTTATTCAAAGTACTGGTACGGGTAATACAACTACAATGGCTCTTGAAGGAATTGATCAGGTTGAAGATTATTTACATTTGATTTTGGCTAAGGTCACAACTTTAATGATTGTCCCATGGATTGTTTTAGCAGCAATTTTTTATTACGATTGGGAATCAGCTGCATTTTTGTTAGGTATTTTTCCAGTTATAATTATTTTCATGATTGTCTTGGGGTATGCTGCGCAGTCGAGGGCTGATAGACAATATGCTTCATATCAGATGTTGTCTAATCACTTTGTGGATTCTCTTAGAGGGATTGATACTTTAAAATATTTTGGACTCAGCAAAGACTATGTAAATAGTATTTTTAAAACAAGTGAAAAGTTCCGTAAGGCAACACTTAATACACTTAAAATTGCAATTCTTTCTACATTTGCCTTAGACTTTTTTACAACGTTATCAATAGCTGTTGTTGCCGTTTTCTTAGGGTTGCGGTTAATTGATGGTCATATGATTCTCTATCCAGCACTGACAATCTTGATTCTTAGTCCAGAGTACTTTTTACCAATTAGAGATTTCTCAAGTGATTATCATGCGACGTTGAATGGAAAGAATGCGTTGAGTGCAATAAATAAAATTTTGGATATACCGGAATCTGTAATTTCACCAATTGCTATTAACAGATGGAGCAATTCTTCCCGATTGGAAATTGATAAACTGAGTTTTTCTTATGTAGAAAATGAACCTGCATTGAAAAAAATTGATTTCTTAGTTACTGGGTATAAAAAAGTCGGAATTATTGGATTAAGTGGATCAGGAAAATCTACATTGATTAATATTCTAAGTGGCTTCTTGAACCCAGATGAAGCACTTGTAAGATTTAACAATGAAGAAACAAACTCATTTGCTCAAAAAAATTGGCAGAAACAACTAATCTATATTCCACAGAATCCTTATATATTTAAGGGAACATTGCGAGACAATATTATTTTCTATCAACCTAACTCAACTGCAAAACAAATTGAGCAAGCAGTGAATATTGGTGGCTTAACCGAGTTGGTGTCTGAACTACCAAACGGATTAGATACGCAAATAGGTGAAGGTGCACGCGCACTTAGTGGAGGTCAAGCGCAACGAATAGCTTTAGCACGCGCATTCTTAGATAAACAACGGAAGATTCTTTTATTTGATGAGCCGACTGCACATTTAGATATTGAGACAGAGGTGGAGTTAAAAGAACGGATGCTGCCCTTGATGGAAAATCATCTGGTGTTCTTTGCCACACATAGGTTACATTGGATGCGGGAAATGGATCTGATTTTGGTAATGGATAAAGGCCGAATAGTTGAAGCTGGAACATTAGATGAATTACGGAAAAGTAATGGTGCATTTGCGGAATTAACGAAGTCTTTGAGGAGAATATAG
- the cydB gene encoding cytochrome d ubiquinol oxidase subunit II — MSGLQLLWFILIAVLFSGFFFLEGFDFGVGMAVQSLTHNENEKDQIVATIGPVWDGNEVWLITAGGALFASYPFWYATLFSGYYLILFTILAGLIIRGVSFEFRKSVPTNQKQLWNWTLSIGSLIVPFFFGVMFISMIQGMPIDAHGDMSATFSDYINLFSIVGGVAVTLLSYLHGLNYIALKTTGPVRDRAKNYAKFLYGILYLGLVAFAVLMYFKTDFFELHFATTLGLLILIVVLTVVANVAVMRDAEITTFIASGTTFVALVALIFTGMFPRVMISSISSKYDLLITNSSSSPYTLKIMSYTAIAFLPLVLAYIAWTYYIFRKRVKHEPVLETK; from the coding sequence ATGAGTGGATTACAACTTTTATGGTTTATTTTAATCGCAGTTTTATTCTCAGGCTTCTTTTTTCTCGAAGGTTTCGACTTTGGTGTAGGGATGGCAGTTCAGTCACTTACGCATAATGAGAATGAGAAGGACCAGATTGTTGCAACAATTGGGCCAGTTTGGGATGGAAATGAAGTTTGGTTAATTACAGCTGGAGGGGCATTGTTTGCTTCTTATCCTTTTTGGTATGCCACACTGTTTAGTGGTTATTATTTAATATTATTTACGATATTAGCAGGCCTTATTATTCGTGGGGTTTCATTTGAATTTAGAAAGAGTGTTCCAACAAATCAAAAGCAGCTTTGGAACTGGACACTCTCTATTGGTAGTTTGATTGTGCCATTCTTCTTTGGTGTAATGTTTATCAGTATGATTCAAGGAATGCCAATTGATGCTCATGGTGATATGTCTGCCACATTTAGCGACTATATCAATTTGTTTTCAATTGTGGGTGGCGTTGCGGTAACGTTGCTTAGCTACCTACATGGTTTGAACTATATTGCGCTCAAAACAACTGGACCAGTTCGTGATCGTGCTAAAAACTATGCTAAGTTCTTATATGGTATTTTATATCTTGGTTTAGTGGCCTTCGCTGTATTGATGTATTTTAAGACAGATTTCTTTGAATTACATTTTGCAACTACTTTGGGGTTACTTATCCTAATCGTAGTGTTGACGGTAGTTGCCAATGTTGCGGTCATGAGGGATGCGGAGATAACAACCTTTATTGCAAGTGGGACAACCTTTGTCGCACTCGTTGCATTAATTTTTACTGGAATGTTCCCAAGAGTCATGATTAGTTCTATTAGTTCGAAATATGATTTGTTGATTACAAATTCTTCTTCTAGTCCGTATACCTTGAAGATTATGTCATATACAGCAATTGCATTTTTACCCTTAGTTTTGGCGTACATTGCATGGACGTATTATATCTTCAGGAAAAGAGTAAAACATGAACCTGTTTTGGAGACGAAATAA
- a CDS encoding cytochrome ubiquinol oxidase subunit I — translation MSIVALGRFQFAMTTIYHYFFVPFSIGTGLVVAIMETMYVVTKKDEYLKMAKFWGNIFLLSFAVGVVTGIIQEFQFGMNWSAYSRFVGDIFGAPLAVEALLAFFMESTFLGLWIFTWKMVSPKLHVTFMWIVTLASSLSALWILAANSFMQHPTGYTIKNGHAVMTSFSALLKNPQLWYEFGHVIAAAVVTGGIIIVGLSAFQLLKKKVVNPDFYKKSMHIGLLVALFGSIAVLTAGDLQMKALVKEQPMKFAATEGLYKNSGDPAAWTVVAWANENGHKRVFGIEVPYVLSILAYDEPSGSVKGMNAINKQLIKEYGNRNYYPPVNTLFWSFRVMAGFGTLMLLVSLLGLFFTRKKNQLLYRQKWMLWILGLCTFTPFLANTTGWLVTELGRYPWTVYGLFTIKQSISPNVSVASLLISNIVYFLLFTGIGATMISLVVRELRKGPDYEEKLDKEEEKAAKIDPFDKEAFE, via the coding sequence ATGAGTATTGTTGCACTTGGTCGATTTCAATTCGCGATGACAACAATTTATCACTATTTCTTTGTTCCTTTTTCAATTGGAACTGGGTTAGTAGTTGCAATTATGGAAACAATGTATGTTGTTACAAAAAAAGATGAATATCTTAAAATGGCGAAATTCTGGGGTAATATTTTTCTATTGAGTTTTGCGGTAGGCGTTGTAACTGGTATTATTCAAGAATTCCAATTTGGAATGAACTGGTCGGCATATTCGCGGTTTGTTGGCGATATTTTTGGAGCACCGCTAGCAGTGGAGGCATTGCTTGCTTTCTTCATGGAATCAACGTTCTTAGGTCTGTGGATTTTTACATGGAAGATGGTTAGTCCTAAGTTACACGTTACTTTTATGTGGATTGTAACCTTGGCTTCATCACTATCTGCGCTATGGATTTTAGCAGCTAATAGTTTTATGCAGCATCCCACAGGTTATACTATCAAGAATGGACACGCTGTAATGACAAGTTTTAGTGCTCTTTTAAAGAATCCACAATTATGGTATGAATTTGGACATGTCATTGCTGCTGCCGTTGTAACTGGGGGAATAATCATTGTAGGTTTGTCGGCATTTCAATTGCTTAAGAAAAAAGTGGTAAATCCTGATTTCTATAAGAAGTCGATGCATATTGGTTTATTAGTAGCTTTGTTTGGTTCAATTGCGGTTTTAACAGCAGGTGATCTGCAGATGAAGGCACTTGTAAAAGAACAACCAATGAAGTTTGCAGCCACTGAAGGATTGTATAAGAATTCGGGGGATCCTGCAGCTTGGACAGTTGTCGCCTGGGCGAATGAAAATGGGCACAAGCGCGTTTTTGGGATTGAAGTTCCATATGTATTAAGTATTTTGGCATATGATGAGCCATCTGGTTCTGTAAAAGGCATGAATGCAATAAATAAACAACTGATTAAAGAGTATGGGAATCGGAACTACTATCCGCCAGTTAACACACTTTTTTGGAGTTTTAGAGTAATGGCTGGTTTTGGAACACTGATGTTGTTGGTTTCTTTATTAGGGCTGTTCTTTACAAGAAAGAAAAATCAGCTTTTATATCGTCAAAAGTGGATGCTGTGGATCTTAGGACTATGTACATTTACACCATTCTTAGCTAATACAACTGGGTGGCTAGTGACAGAGTTAGGACGATATCCATGGACAGTCTATGGTTTATTCACTATCAAACAAAGTATTTCACCGAATGTATCGGTGGCGTCATTATTGATATCAAATATTGTCTACTTCCTTTTATTTACAGGTATTGGGGCAACAATGATTTCATTAGTTGTTCGTGAGCTTAGAAAAGGACCAGATTATGAAGAGAAGCTTGATAAAGAGGAAGAAAAGGCGGCTAAGATTGATCCGTTTGATAAGGAGGCATTTGAATAA
- a CDS encoding glycosyltransferase, translating to MKILICVENLVMDGLKRVATVVGNELSKKIEVNYFSLSDNPSFFKLTAPLITSKYPVNSGKSFRGEKPFINYQEQIKDLVQVLEVGKYDAVILTAGLLTSFIPKIKDQLPRLHCIAWMHNSYETYMNNYYRFMKAEFVGGLTAADRVVVLTTHDLNEFTKHQPKTILLYNPLTMVGNVHSTLDNPIISAVSRIDTQQKGLDLLVEIAEQLQSGWTIKLAGDGPNYNDIQKEIINRGLEDKLQLLGMLSDQQLQEHYRASSIFLMTSRWEGMPLVIGEAMSFGLPVISMNNTGAYEYLLDSEFGIITADHDATDFVEKLNYLAQNKKKREYWSKKALERSQSFSLQNIVEQWQVMLEQI from the coding sequence ATGAAGATATTAATTTGCGTAGAAAATCTAGTAATGGATGGGCTCAAACGAGTTGCAACAGTTGTCGGTAATGAACTCTCAAAGAAAATAGAAGTCAATTATTTTTCTCTCTCAGATAATCCTTCTTTTTTTAAGCTGACTGCACCACTTATTACATCAAAATACCCTGTAAATTCTGGAAAGAGTTTCAGAGGTGAAAAACCATTTATTAATTATCAGGAACAAATAAAGGATCTAGTTCAAGTGCTGGAAGTTGGTAAATATGATGCAGTTATTCTAACGGCAGGTTTGTTGACTAGCTTTATTCCAAAAATCAAGGACCAACTCCCGCGTCTGCATTGCATTGCTTGGATGCATAATAGTTATGAGACATATATGAACAACTATTATCGCTTTATGAAAGCAGAGTTTGTAGGTGGCTTGACTGCAGCTGACAGAGTTGTTGTTTTGACAACTCACGATTTAAATGAGTTTACAAAACATCAACCTAAAACTATCTTATTGTATAATCCATTAACAATGGTGGGTAATGTGCACTCTACACTTGACAATCCTATTATCAGCGCAGTTTCTAGAATTGATACACAGCAAAAGGGGTTAGACTTACTAGTCGAGATAGCTGAACAATTACAAAGTGGTTGGACTATCAAGTTAGCCGGAGATGGTCCCAATTATAATGATATCCAAAAAGAAATTATAAACAGAGGACTCGAAGATAAGTTACAGCTCCTGGGAATGCTCTCAGACCAACAGTTACAAGAACATTACCGAGCCTCTTCAATTTTTCTTATGACCTCACGTTGGGAAGGAATGCCCTTAGTAATTGGTGAAGCCATGAGTTTTGGTCTGCCAGTTATTTCTATGAACAATACAGGTGCTTACGAATATTTACTAGATAGTGAATTTGGAATTATTACGGCCGATCACGATGCCACAGACTTTGTGGAGAAACTAAATTATCTTGCACAAAACAAAAAAAAGCGTGAATATTGGTCAAAAAAGGCGTTAGAAAGATCTCAAAGCTTCTCACTCCAAAATATCGTTGAACAGTGGCAGGTTATGTTAGAACAAATCTAA
- the glmS gene encoding glutamine--fructose-6-phosphate transaminase (isomerizing), with translation MCGIVGITGNKNAVDILLNGLQRLEYRGYDSAGIYVNSQDGKEYLVKEKGRIDDLREEIGADVHGSSGIGHTRWATHGVPSKENAHPHVSADGRFFLVHNGVIGNFAELKATYLQDVNFASDTDTEVIVQLIAKFAKEEKLATKEAFKKVISLVDESSSYSFLLMDNQEPETLYVAKNKSPLLIGVGEGFNVVCSDAIAMLDQTHDFIELVDGEIVIVKPQSVTIEDPQGNVIDRKPFHVDTDASEVEKGAYPYYMLKEIDEQPTVMRSLIKHYIADDGSVTIDDALLNSMKKADRLYIVAAGTSYHAGLVGKELFEGLMKTPTEVHVASEFGYNPPLLSEKPFFIFLTQSGETADSRQVLAQVNKWGYESLTITNVENSTLSREATFTLLLYAGPEIAVASTKAYTGQIALEAILAKKLGEEKGVSAATSFDVAHELTMVANGMQELVDEKSQYEQIAANALATTRNAFYIGRAIDYDVAQEAALKLKEVSYVQTEGFASGELKHGTIALIEEGTPVIAIITGAKTANHTRSNTQEVLARGANVIKIVSRNLAEDGDQIILPDVHPLLTPLLAIVPCQLLAYYTSLQRGYDVDKPRNLAKSVTVE, from the coding sequence ATGTGTGGAATAGTAGGCATTACTGGTAATAAAAATGCAGTTGACATTTTGTTGAACGGCTTACAGCGTTTGGAGTATCGAGGTTATGATTCTGCTGGTATATATGTGAACTCACAAGATGGTAAAGAGTATCTTGTCAAAGAAAAAGGACGAATTGATGATTTACGTGAAGAAATTGGGGCAGATGTTCACGGTTCTAGCGGAATTGGTCATACAAGATGGGCGACACATGGAGTGCCAAGCAAGGAGAACGCACATCCACATGTTTCAGCCGACGGACGTTTCTTTTTGGTACATAATGGTGTCATTGGAAACTTTGCAGAATTAAAGGCAACTTATTTGCAAGATGTTAATTTTGCTAGTGACACAGATACGGAAGTAATCGTACAATTGATTGCAAAATTTGCGAAGGAAGAAAAACTTGCGACAAAAGAAGCATTCAAAAAAGTTATTTCATTGGTAGATGAAAGTTCTTCATATTCATTCTTATTAATGGATAACCAAGAGCCAGAAACTTTGTATGTCGCAAAGAATAAGAGCCCACTTTTGATTGGAGTAGGAGAAGGCTTTAATGTTGTATGTAGTGATGCAATCGCAATGCTTGATCAAACACATGACTTTATAGAGCTTGTTGATGGTGAGATTGTGATTGTTAAACCACAAAGCGTGACAATTGAAGATCCTCAAGGGAATGTTATTGACCGCAAACCATTTCATGTTGATACAGATGCCTCTGAAGTTGAAAAGGGTGCGTATCCTTATTATATGCTGAAGGAGATTGATGAGCAGCCAACAGTAATGCGCTCGCTAATTAAGCACTATATCGCAGATGATGGATCAGTTACGATTGATGATGCTCTCTTGAATAGTATGAAAAAAGCGGATCGCTTGTATATCGTGGCTGCTGGAACAAGTTATCATGCAGGTCTTGTTGGCAAAGAACTCTTTGAAGGATTAATGAAGACACCAACGGAAGTTCATGTAGCTTCAGAATTCGGGTATAACCCACCATTACTCTCTGAAAAACCATTCTTTATCTTCTTAACTCAAAGTGGAGAGACTGCTGATAGTCGTCAGGTTTTAGCACAAGTCAACAAGTGGGGTTATGAGAGTTTAACGATTACAAATGTTGAGAACTCGACATTATCACGAGAAGCAACATTCACATTGTTATTGTATGCTGGTCCTGAGATAGCAGTGGCTTCTACCAAAGCATATACGGGACAAATTGCACTTGAAGCAATCCTTGCGAAAAAACTTGGTGAAGAAAAAGGTGTTTCAGCTGCAACTTCATTCGATGTAGCACATGAACTTACAATGGTTGCAAATGGAATGCAAGAACTAGTTGATGAGAAGAGTCAGTATGAACAGATTGCAGCAAATGCGCTTGCAACAACGCGCAATGCATTTTACATCGGCCGAGCAATCGATTATGATGTAGCGCAGGAAGCTGCATTGAAATTAAAAGAGGTATCTTATGTACAAACTGAAGGATTTGCTTCGGGTGAGTTGAAGCATGGAACAATTGCTTTAATTGAAGAAGGCACTCCTGTGATTGCAATTATTACTGGAGCAAAGACCGCAAATCATACTAGGAGTAATACTCAAGAAGTTTTGGCTCGTGGGGCTAATGTGATAAAAATTGTAAGTCGGAATTTGGCAGAAGATGGAGACCAGATTATTTTACCTGATGTTCATCCATTGCTAACACCATTATTAGCAATTGTACCTTGTCAGTTGTTAGCTTACTATACAAGTTTGCAACGTGGTTACGATGTTGATAAACCACGTAACTTGGCTAAGAGTGTAACCGTTGAATAA
- a CDS encoding mannitol-1-phosphate 5-dehydrogenase: MKAVHFGAGNIGRGFIGETLAANGFEIKFVDVNEKIIDALNEKKSYTIQLADESQKEITVTNVSGINNAKNPEKVVQAIADADIVTTAIGPKILKFIAPLIADGIVARKAAGSQNKVDVIACENMIGGSQNLKKEVYTHLADEDQKYADEMIGFPNAAVDRIVPLQKHEDPLFVSVEPFKEWVVDEHQMKAPEIKLESVEYAPDLEPYIERKLFSVNTGHATVAYTGKYKGYTDIGSAIVDEQVLEQLKRVLKETGDLLIAKWNFDRESHEAYQRKIIGRFENKYLSDDIARVGRTPIRKLGYDERFIRPIREAKGRGLSYEALLETVGMIYTFDEPNDTESQELKKLIADKPIEEVVKETTGLDDHELVTQIVSSYQKALANK, encoded by the coding sequence ATGAAAGCAGTACATTTTGGAGCAGGTAATATTGGTCGTGGATTTATTGGAGAAACACTTGCAGCTAATGGATTTGAAATTAAGTTTGTTGATGTCAATGAGAAAATCATTGATGCATTAAACGAGAAAAAAAGCTATACAATTCAGTTAGCCGATGAATCTCAAAAAGAGATTACAGTAACTAATGTTAGTGGAATTAACAATGCTAAGAATCCAGAAAAGGTTGTACAAGCAATTGCTGATGCTGATATTGTGACAACGGCAATAGGGCCAAAGATTCTGAAGTTTATTGCACCTCTGATAGCTGATGGAATTGTTGCTAGAAAAGCTGCAGGTAGTCAGAATAAAGTCGATGTAATTGCCTGTGAGAATATGATTGGTGGAAGTCAGAATCTGAAGAAAGAAGTATACACACACTTAGCTGATGAAGATCAGAAGTATGCTGATGAGATGATTGGATTCCCTAATGCAGCTGTTGACCGGATTGTTCCTTTACAAAAGCATGAAGATCCATTGTTTGTATCAGTTGAACCATTTAAAGAATGGGTTGTTGATGAACATCAGATGAAAGCACCTGAAATAAAACTAGAAAGTGTTGAATATGCACCTGACTTGGAACCATATATTGAACGTAAGTTGTTCTCTGTAAATACAGGTCACGCAACAGTTGCATATACTGGCAAATATAAAGGATACACAGATATTGGCTCAGCAATCGTTGATGAGCAAGTTCTCGAACAGTTAAAACGAGTTTTAAAAGAGACCGGTGATTTGTTGATTGCAAAATGGAACTTTGATCGTGAAAGTCATGAAGCATACCAACGCAAGATAATTGGCAGATTTGAGAACAAGTATCTATCTGATGATATTGCGAGAGTTGGAAGAACACCAATTCGTAAATTAGGATATGACGAACGATTCATTCGACCAATTCGTGAAGCAAAAGGTAGAGGATTATCATATGAAGCATTACTAGAAACTGTTGGGATGATTTATACTTTTGATGAGCCTAATGATACTGAAAGTCAAGAATTGAAGAAATTAATTGCAGATAAACCAATCGAGGAAGTTGTGAAGGAAACAACGGGATTGGATGATCATGAATTGGTAACACAGATTGTTAGTTCTTATCAAAAGGCACTTGCTAATAAATAA
- a CDS encoding PTS sugar transporter subunit IIA, which translates to MDLEKGMIRLNQHVATKEEAIRLAGKLLVDSGDVEPEYVESMIARNDDVSTYMGNFIAIPHGTEDGKKFIKKTGISVVQIPMGVDFSEDSQNENVVTVVFGIAGLNGEHLNLLSQIALFCSDVNNVVKLADAQSEQEIINLLKEVDK; encoded by the coding sequence ATGGATCTAGAGAAAGGTATGATTAGGCTCAATCAGCACGTAGCAACTAAAGAAGAAGCAATTCGACTTGCAGGAAAACTACTTGTAGATAGTGGAGATGTGGAACCTGAATATGTAGAATCAATGATTGCTAGAAATGATGATGTTTCAACATATATGGGGAACTTTATTGCAATTCCTCATGGAACTGAAGATGGAAAGAAATTCATTAAGAAAACTGGAATTTCTGTTGTTCAAATTCCAATGGGAGTTGATTTTTCAGAGGATAGTCAGAATGAAAATGTTGTAACTGTAGTTTTTGGGATAGCAGGCTTAAATGGAGAACATTTAAACTTATTATCACAGATAGCACTTTTTTGTAGCGATGTTAATAATGTTGTAAAGCTTGCGGATGCGCAGTCGGAACAAGAAATTATAAACTTGTTGAAAGAGGTCGATAAATAA
- a CDS encoding BglG family transcription antiterminator codes for MILLSERQKKILQKLCKSDEGVSMSAIEDSLVISRRTVYREFSELKLYLSQHGLSIESNDGRYWLNGSDENRKKLMSELNDQVEEVTLSSSQRQAAVVCMLLLGTEPIKIFSLAITLGVSENTIQRDLKGIAKALEEYGIEIDAKKSVGVQITGEEVQKRLILCGILTNEINEYEFFDYLNSTDEKPAKSFFLNLLPREILFECVAALKEAMIEHHTKSDIQEVQWVLLVAISILRMKTTVIKSYSATKQQGIFKYRQKVLVILDKFGSEIKGKITSGEIDFLAVQLKGLDYHFSTENWSDDYDLQASYDVKELIKWVSDAFGWNFGRDRDLFERLSKHITLLLKSDTLKLPNTRIETLENVSQQYQELYKAIQGALKKAFPEVTFTTMEEQLILLYFANSYTSDSKIQKMKTLIVCPNGIGTASILKSRLQREIAEIHAVKIAKVSELNNVDLSQYDLILSTVSLPGFGWNYLVVSPLLLDEEVQQVKSLIRKLGGRREYVAEQNKKLTDAVYDNGHETLTLLAQKVKEANQLVDSVEVSKVDSNGDLESTLDLILESISKKITSKKEEVKVELLKRIRMAPVGIPRATIALIHATSSNVKTPFFNIYDLTKPIDMLAMDQAPIKVSRILLMLGPTPMTDFQNILMGTVSGAIVMSNFTTGIFEKGNQEQVRDLIATQFLEQIEMKGK; via the coding sequence TTGATTTTGTTGTCAGAGCGCCAGAAAAAAATTCTACAAAAGCTATGTAAAAGCGATGAGGGTGTTTCGATGTCTGCGATTGAAGATTCACTGGTAATCAGTAGAAGAACTGTATACCGTGAATTTTCAGAATTGAAGTTATACCTTTCACAACATGGTTTGAGTATCGAAAGTAATGATGGACGTTACTGGCTGAATGGATCAGACGAAAATCGCAAGAAGTTAATGAGTGAATTAAACGATCAGGTTGAGGAGGTTACATTATCAAGTAGCCAAAGGCAAGCAGCAGTTGTATGTATGCTCTTGCTTGGAACTGAACCAATTAAGATATTTTCATTAGCCATTACATTAGGAGTCAGTGAGAATACGATACAAAGAGATTTGAAAGGTATTGCAAAGGCTTTGGAAGAGTATGGGATAGAAATTGATGCAAAGAAATCTGTAGGTGTTCAGATCACAGGTGAAGAAGTGCAAAAACGCCTGATCCTATGTGGAATTCTCACAAATGAGATCAATGAATACGAATTCTTTGACTACTTGAATTCTACTGATGAAAAACCGGCCAAAAGCTTTTTCCTGAATTTGTTACCGCGAGAAATTTTATTTGAATGTGTTGCAGCTCTTAAAGAAGCAATGATCGAGCACCATACAAAGTCTGATATCCAAGAAGTTCAATGGGTGTTGTTGGTTGCAATATCAATACTACGAATGAAGACAACGGTTATCAAAAGTTATTCTGCAACAAAGCAACAAGGAATATTTAAATATCGGCAGAAAGTCTTAGTAATACTAGATAAATTTGGAAGTGAGATAAAAGGGAAGATAACATCTGGAGAAATTGATTTTTTGGCAGTTCAGCTGAAGGGTCTTGATTATCATTTTTCAACTGAGAATTGGTCAGATGATTATGACTTACAAGCATCATACGATGTCAAAGAATTGATTAAGTGGGTCTCAGATGCATTTGGATGGAACTTTGGTCGTGACCGTGATTTATTTGAGAGACTTAGCAAACATATTACCCTGTTACTGAAAAGCGATACACTTAAGTTGCCGAATACAAGGATTGAAACACTTGAAAATGTTAGTCAGCAATATCAAGAACTATATAAGGCAATTCAAGGAGCTTTAAAGAAAGCATTTCCTGAAGTTACCTTTACGACGATGGAAGAACAACTGATATTGCTATATTTTGCGAATAGCTATACAAGTGATTCAAAGATACAGAAAATGAAGACTTTGATTGTTTGTCCTAATGGAATTGGAACAGCAAGTATCTTGAAGAGTCGCTTACAAAGAGAAATAGCTGAGATTCATGCGGTAAAAATAGCAAAAGTTTCGGAGCTCAATAATGTTGATCTTAGTCAGTATGACCTAATCTTATCGACCGTGAGTCTTCCTGGCTTCGGATGGAACTACTTGGTAGTAAGTCCACTGTTACTGGATGAAGAGGTGCAACAAGTTAAATCTTTAATCAGAAAGCTTGGCGGACGTCGCGAGTATGTAGCAGAGCAAAATAAGAAGTTGACAGATGCGGTATATGACAACGGGCATGAAACATTGACGTTATTGGCACAAAAAGTGAAAGAGGCAAATCAGCTTGTAGATTCGGTTGAAGTTTCCAAGGTTGATAGTAACGGTGATTTAGAAAGTACGTTGGATTTAATACTTGAATCAATTTCAAAAAAGATTACAAGTAAAAAAGAAGAAGTAAAAGTAGAGCTCTTGAAGAGAATACGAATGGCTCCAGTTGGAATTCCACGGGCAACAATTGCTTTGATTCATGCCACAAGTTCCAATGTGAAAACCCCCTTTTTTAATATTTATGACCTTACAAAACCGATTGATATGTTGGCGATGGATCAGGCACCTATTAAGGTAAGTAGGATACTTTTGATGTTGGGACCAACCCCGATGACAGATTTTCAAAATATCTTGATGGGGACTGTCAGTGGAGCAATCGTAATGAGTAATTTTACGACGGGGATTTTTGAAAAGGGAAATCAGGAACAAGTTCGTGATTTGATAGCTACTCAATTTCTGGAACAAATTGAAATGAAAGGAAAGTGA